In Festucalex cinctus isolate MCC-2025b chromosome 1, RoL_Fcin_1.0, whole genome shotgun sequence, the sequence TTTGAGTTTTTCtgctagcaagttagcaacaCTTGCTGCTCCAGAGTCCTACAGCAGAGCTTATTCGGCCGCCTACAGACCAAATCATGCATTACAACCCTTGTCAAAAGATTAAAGACATCGTATTTTAATACTTTCAAAGATAtatttgccaaaaaataaaaaccgacAATCACAATTTCATTAAAACCTTTTTATTCACAACAGTTACATGGTAAGCTTTGGATAGAGGTAAAAGTAGGAAACTGTGACTTTTCGGAAAACCTAAGAAGTTGGATTATAGTATAATGTCAATTTGTTTTGAGGTTTTGACTTGGTTGAGGTGAGGAATTGTGAATTGGTTAAATGTATCCACTGGTTCGGGAATTTTctcatgaaaaatgtggaattcttcaaaacatatttttttttactaacaagttaaaataattcacaatccTCATAGTAAAGTAAATGTggaattctaaaaaaataaataaaaataaaaatggcatttggcatttttttcttttcagtttgAATTTGAACCTGCTGAAGAACTGAAAATTTGCCCTCCTCCCTTTCTCCTCTGCACTCTCCTCTTTTGCTTACTCTATAGGTTTTCAATGGGGTTGAGGTCTGGGGACTTAGATGGCCATGAGAGAAGCTTGGTTTTGTGTCTGGTGAACCATTTCTACAATAAgtgaagtgcgcatctcgaattcgAGGTGCATTATGAGTAGCAGCGtgatgcattgtgggtaggcgaaactaccaaactgtcattgaaaattaattggatccgatggaatcggctctgatagaaaccTTTCAatggctggaaagttgctgtttttttttttgttgtaattttttatttgttttttttttattaacatgcatagcatgtggtttactgatatcggggaagttgacttgaaaGCTTTATCGgttaggcaaagattgtcaccactctaatctccgccattcaaattgatagagtagttggtagcctcgttttttccctctcgcatgcgcaaacttaatgcgcacttcgcttattttaCGTATGAGAATATGctactgcaataaaaaaaaaaaaaaaaagactttaaggCCATTAACACACCTTACCATGGGTGCTAATAATTATTAAGCACAATCTAAGTACCTGTACTACTTATACTTAgtcatataaataataataataataacaataataataacaataataataacaataataataataaataaataaataaaacgtggTATCCGTGCAAACCCTTGACAGAACAGTTTGAATTAGTGAGAATAGGTGAATTTGTCAAATTTCTCAATTTAATAGAATTTTAGTTGGGAAATGGCTGGGAAAAAAACTAATGAATTTCGGGTTACTTTGATAATGTTCTCATTAAAAATCTGTACGGTACACTTTCCCAAAAAGTAGGAATGTTTTGACTTGATCGACAAACGGTGAATGCGAGGTGATGATTAAAAATACCCCCGGTAATTTTAATGAGGCTCTTCAACATTCACACAATTATGATTCTCAATTTCACTCATGCTAAGTATATAAATATTCTAAATGGACTGACCTgactatgtttttatgtttgagCTCCTTCAGCAGGCAGATTTCTCTCAGGGCAGAGCTTGGCACGCCCTGTAGTGGGTGGAAAGTGGTTAACATCGCCGTGTAAGCGCCAAGTATGCGTCAATACGTTTTAATTCAAACACACACCTCGTCGTCATCGTCCAAACGGACTCGTTTCAGGGCCACGATTTCGTGGGTTTCTCTGTTTTTAGCCTTGAATACAGTCCCGTATGTACCTGTGGAAAtaatttggattaaaaaaacgacaaaacaTTTTTCTCAGATTGAATGGCAGTGCTGCACTATCAACTTTCTAGCTGGTTAAATCAGCTCTCCCGAACTTAACAAGACGTCCACCGACACATGTAGACTATATTATTTATGGTCACGTTTACATTGACCTCCCCATCACAAAATCGGGAACGAGAGCAAGCAACGACGTAAAAAAACGAAGCTAACGTCAGCTAACCTATAAGCTACATAGATGGTAGGCTACAACAGCAAATCCACGTTAGCGAGACAGAAGggcgaggaaaaaaataatataaaaaaaaacaaaaaacaaaaaaaaccttacccTCGCCGATTTTTTCGAGTTTTTCATATTTCTGCATGGTCGTCCTGTTTGAGCCAGCTAATAATTAGCCAGCGGAACAACCCAGTGACCAAGCCCCGAATTTTAGAGGGCCGGTTGTTATGATTGCTAGCGTTAGCTTCACGCTAGCAACACTTGCTGCTCGGGAGCGCTCGTTGGGGACCCCTACAGGCCAAATCATGTATTACAACCCTTGTCAAAAGAGAATTAAAAACATCGTAttttaatacttaaaaaaaatatacttgccagaaataaaaacacacaatcaCAATTCCATTAAAACCTTTTTATTCACAACAGTCATGTAGTAAGCTTTGGATAGAGCCTAGCTAAActatagagatttttttttttttatcttaaagaCATTGTAGtagtgtttttaaattattattattattattattattttaattcacATTTGGTTCAGTTGGTCCactgaaattaaaaacaatctgTCTTATATCATCATAACTCATTTGATGgagctaataaaataaaaataacatctaCAGTAAACATAATTTGAACATGGTTCATTTCTGCCCCGCAGCTCTTTGTCTTCGGATCAGGTCGGAATACAATCCGCCTCGGCCCAGCAGTTCAGTGTGAGTTCCAGCCTTTAAAAAGAGTATAATATATGTAAATTATAGTCAGACAACCTTAAACATCTGCATAATTTACTGAAcaacaattaacatttttttcaccaAATAATACAATGCGTGTATGCTGAAAATGTTCTGCCAAACTCACTTCTACGATGCGCCCGTTGCTCATGACGCAGATAAGGTCTGCCGCCTGGATGGTGCTCAGGCGGTGGGCGATGATGAGCACAGTGCGCCCCCGGGTGGCCCGGTCCAGAGCCTCCTGCACCACACGCTCCGACTCAGCATCCAAGGCGCTGGTGGCCTCATCCAGCACCAGGATGCTCGGATTCTTAACGAGAGCCCGGGCGATAGCGACACGCTGTTTCTGTCCTCCTGATAATGTCACACCACGTTCGCCTGAGAAGAAAGGGGACACATTATGAAAAATTTCTATGGCTTGTATACAAATAATTGGGTGTCTAGAATACCTGCTGCCACACATCAAGTGCAAAATTAAATCTTTTCGTGGCTTCCTGACAACGTGTGTCGGTGAGCAAGACGTTATTTACGTATCAGTAGTTATTTACATAACCAAGTTTGTCCACCCAGCACAGCTAGGCTGGGTGAAGATCGTGAACCACTTTCAAGTAACTGCTCCAGTCCGGCCACCAGACAACACTGCCTGAAACGCCCTTGACTATCATGTCACCAAAAGGTAAACAGAGCTGCATTATGCAAGTGGACATTTTGTCGTTATTAATTAAAATCTCGTACCGAGCACGGTGTTGTAGCCGTCCGGGAAACTTGTAATGAAGCGGTGAGCATTGGCTTGCTTGGCAGCCTCAAAGACCTCGGCATCGGTGGCCTCGGGCTTCCCGAAGCGGATGTTCTCTATGATGGACGCCCCGAACAGaacaggctcctgcagagcagAACATGACACAGttcaaatgagactcattataTGTGTGGACATTTTAATAACTGTTTTTCCCCAAAGAGTGgccatgtatatttttattatattatatttatattattatgtaGTTTGATGtttaatctatttatttatttattcacttacctacttcttcttattaatttattgatttaaattttatttactttgttcttgttttactttactgcatttctgttccatgtacagcaatttgtatacagcaatgcttgtcttagagtgctttataaataaagttgaattgagtaTAAAGGTGGGGCACACACTTATTGATAATCAAGCCTAATTtgagcattttatttttcattattattattttactttatcaGTCAAAGACAGCAAAGGCCCAATATTTTTCTacgtgtgataaaaaaaaaaaaagtggcatctaTTAAGACGGCTGTCTCTATTTAAGAAAAGACAAGGATACTTTCTTTTGCaccaaaatttaacataagatttttttcttttacttgatTAATGAATCCAATGACTTGTCCTCTGAGCCAGCAGAGATCAAGTGTTCGAATGTCGAGTCCATCCAACATTACTACGCCGTTCGTCGGGTCATAGAAACGCTCCAATAAGGATGCAACCGTGGACTTgcctaaaataaattaacacatGATGCACATTATTGTACAGTTTACATCCATCTGTCTGATGACATCATCGATTGTGAAGTTACCTCCTCCAGATTCCCCGACAATGGCGATCGTTTTGCCTGGTGGCAGCGTTAGGTTGAACCTGTTCAGAATTTGATGGCCAGGTCTTGTTGGATAGCTACAAATATAATCCACAAATAATAAACACAGGCCCCGAATGGTACGTTTTGATGTTTCTGGTCACTAAATGTCAAATTGAAGGCTACTACAACCTAAATGAAATGTTGAGGAAGTCAACTCTTCCTGTCAGAGAATGATACGGGATGCGTCCCCCGCCGGAAAGAGGAATGGAAGGCTTTGACGACAAATATTCAAAAACACGAGCGCCAGCGCTTGTTCCTCTCACCATCTGGAAAGAATATGTAGCAGCAATGAGAGCAAACCAAAGCCAACAATCGACTTCATTTTACTCGAATTGACTTACTTGGCCAAACAGGATAGATATGCTGGCTAAGGACCTaacaattacaacaacaacaaaatcttgGTTAAAATATGAATTATTTAAGCAATATTCATGAGATGAGATGTGTCTTTTATACCTCTGTACCGTCTGGGAAGCAACCAAGAAAGACATGAGGTCTCCAGGCGACATTTCATTGCTGGAAATAAGAGTTCCTCCGGCAAAAATAGTTCCGAGAACAATACCTGCAACggcatgttaaaataaaatagctacaaacttataatttttttttagcagcaataaatttaataacaatTAATATATTGGTCGGGacaggggtcaagttgtattttacaattaaaaaaaaaaaacaaaagtgcagaatttcacaagttacttcattttaaagattagatagctcctaatatgaaaagaaaatgcactgagccgTCACcagcatcttacaaatgcaattatgccatcgagtggcaaaaaaatgacctcaacacaaatcaatatcacactcgtttttttacagcacaatacttctttttaattttaattcaattttatgaattattatgaaattactgtatcaatgactaaaagatgcagccatatttcacatttgtttaacattttttcctcaCTGTGTTAACAAGAATATgaaaactggggaaaaaatgtacattttattttacatttagaacagatataaaatttgtagttAGTCGTGAGTTCATTATTGAAGTCaggcgattaattacgattaaacaaaaatgtttaattcgcTTGACAcccgtacttttttaaaaaattggttAAAATGAACAGACTCACAGTTGAGGGCGATATTTGAAAGTCCCTGGAAAACAGCAATTCCTGTCCCaagattttcattcatttcacaaGATTTTTCAACTTCGTATGCGTACAACCTGTGAGAAACATGACAGAAATGGAAATATGTTATTTTAACATCCTACAGCTTTGATTACATCAACTGAAACACTTTTCACTTACTGCAGCTCGCGCTCCTCCATGGCGAAGGCTTTCACTGTCCGCACATTACCGAGAGCCTCATCTGCCACTCCGGTTGCTTTGGCAACCTTTGTGGGAACAAACAATACAGTTGTTAATAGTTGCGAAATCTGATTTTGACAAGACAAACACATTTATGGTTGCATTTACACTACAGGCCCAAGTGCCTGATTCCGTAAACGTTTACTTGGTTTGTGCTAAATCTTTTGCCTAtgatttattgtaaatgaaGAGCATAATCTCCACATTGCGTTTAAGATGCACTGGCAGATTTCTGATACGTATCAcatttttatccacatttgGAAAAGGCCTGAAAATGGCCTatttgctgcattttttttttctcttagcgCTGCCATGACATATtcaaattgtgtcacttgaaagcaatttagaaaaaaaaaaggaattatgTCACTTGAATCATGCAGTGTTAATCCAGCCTGGCCTAAAGTGTGCAAAAAAGCCTCCTTTCACCTGTTCTTGAGCCAAACGGGAAAGTCTGCGCAGGAACGAGCCGATGAGAGCCCCCGCCCCTACTAGACAGGGGAGCACCACCACAGTCAAGCCTGTGAGTTTTGGGGAGATGACATAAAGCGACACAAAGCATCCCACTGTTTGTGTTATACTCCGGAGACCCTGAAAAGAGTCAGCAAAATTCGTCAAAATTAGAAATGTCAACAACTTTCAACAGTTTCGATACTGCATTCCCTAAAATAGTAGCCTCTGCTGTAATATACCTGTACACTTTACTCCAATTAATTATCAAGAGTGTCATCTAATGGAATAAATGAATGCTGCTCTCACAACTGGCATGACATCTGTAAAGCTGAAATTTATGTGTATGTTAATGACGGTAAGAAAGTAAATGATCAGGTGGACGAAGTTTTTAGCTGTACGGCAAACATTCATGCTTCAGATTGTCATGTACATACATAAAGAAGCTAACTacagaataataaataacagagagcaaaattaagtaaaacttCTAAACTATTTCAGGCA encodes:
- the abcb8 gene encoding mitochondrial potassium channel ATP-binding subunit, encoding MWYCCRVGFAGPVRSLSLYLQCNKTEGLWKYSRLHSSSGSNVFSASRQHGNIVSRLWSVAQRALRQSATRASKRSGVTLRFILAPAALSVSGRLFCHTAHCEADVNNNIPVETVTKNPEFKWHILWEFVKPQLFALTCAVMLAFGAAILNIQIPLMLGELVNVVARYLREHTGEYVREIRGPAFRLLGLYGIQGLLTSGYIILLSKVGERVAADMRKTLFASLLRQDVAFFDANKTGQLVNRLTADIQEFKSSFKLVISQGLRSITQTVGCFVSLYVISPKLTGLTVVVLPCLVGAGALIGSFLRRLSRLAQEQVAKATGVADEALGNVRTVKAFAMEERELQLYAYEVEKSCEMNENLGTGIAVFQGLSNIALNCIVLGTIFAGGTLISSNEMSPGDLMSFLVASQTVQRSLASISILFGQMVRGTSAGARVFEYLSSKPSIPLSGGGRIPYHSLTGRVDFLNISFSYPTRPGHQILNRFNLTLPPGKTIAIVGESGGGKSTVASLLERFYDPTNGVVMLDGLDIRTLDLCWLRGQVIGFINQEPVLFGASIIENIRFGKPEATDAEVFEAAKQANAHRFITSFPDGYNTVLGERGVTLSGGQKQRVAIARALVKNPSILVLDEATSALDAESERVVQEALDRATRGRTVLIIAHRLSTIQAADLICVMSNGRIVEAGTHTELLGRGGLYSDLIRRQRAAGQK